A single Novosphingobium aureum DNA region contains:
- a CDS encoding PilZ domain-containing protein: MASMHNRAGPEEPFVATSHDRSGDAAHLREREGRRSGDLHPPRAPRRRTLIGATMRGRGVPEQDVIVRNVSRTGMCIAAHDPLPRPGAAITITLTQAAGAQGKGHKLREHRGRVRWVDAQSCGVELVEELDIGELGRSTMRRNAALAETLDWRIEERYGAGRHPDSLQFCV, encoded by the coding sequence ATGGCGAGCATGCACAACCGCGCGGGACCAGAAGAACCCTTCGTCGCGACCTCGCACGACAGGTCCGGCGACGCGGCGCACTTGCGCGAACGCGAAGGACGACGCAGCGGTGACCTTCATCCGCCCCGCGCGCCGCGACGTCGCACGCTGATCGGCGCGACGATGCGTGGCAGAGGGGTGCCCGAGCAGGACGTGATCGTGCGCAATGTCTCGCGCACCGGCATGTGTATCGCCGCGCACGATCCCCTGCCCCGCCCCGGCGCGGCCATCACCATCACGCTCACGCAGGCCGCCGGTGCGCAGGGCAAAGGTCACAAGCTGCGCGAACACCGAGGCCGGGTGCGCTGGGTCGACGCGCAGAGCTGCGGCGTCGAGCTTGTCGAGGAACTGGACATCGGCGAACTGGGCCGCTCGACCATGCGGCGCAATGCCGCGCTCGCCGAAACGCTCGATTGGCGAATCGAGGAGCGCTACGGCGCGGGGCGTCACCCTGACAGCCTGCAATTCTGTGTCTGA
- a CDS encoding RelA/SpoT family protein encodes MLRQYELVERVKEYAPEADEALLNRAYVYTVQKHGTQKRASGDPYFSHPVEVAGLMTELKLDQQTIITALLHDTVEDTLATVDEIEKLFGADVARLVDGVTKLSKIEVMTENERAAENLRKFLLAMSEDLRVLLVKLADRLHNMRTLHFISKPEKRQRIARETMDIYAPLAERVGMYEYMREMQLLAFEQLEPEGYATITGRLAQIRSQEGGQVDAIALAIKQALAEAGVSVEVTGREKHPYSIWRKMNERHVSFEQITDIMAFRVLTDNADDCYRALGVLHRHWQMIPGRFKDYLSTPKSNGYQSLHTALIYENSMRMEVQIRTREMHRLNEFGLAAHWAYKQGGSRPDGQVGWLRDLIEIVDTTHDAEELLENTKLAIYQDRIFAFTPKGALHQLPKGSTAVDFAYAVHTDLGHTAVGAKINGRHVPLRTRLNNGDVIEVIKSEGAEPQLSWLGFVITGKARAAIRRAVRAKERAEVAEIGSKLFDEIASRLPQRIGKKAVSAATERLGMRDEEDFMFAIGAAQLSDREVMEALVPGSTAMMPEDPDWTRTEKAISIKGLTPGMGFELAKCCHPVPGDRIVGLRRPDHKVEVHTIDCLTLANGVDADWLDLSWGSRTTGATGRLRLVLYNRPGTLAEVTQVFASAHANVASLNMVQRDDPFGTYEVELEVADLAHLTRIIAALRASAAITDAERI; translated from the coding sequence ATGCTGCGCCAGTACGAACTCGTCGAACGCGTCAAGGAATACGCACCCGAGGCCGATGAGGCCCTGCTCAACCGTGCCTACGTCTATACTGTGCAGAAGCACGGGACGCAGAAGCGGGCGAGTGGCGACCCCTATTTCAGCCATCCGGTCGAGGTCGCTGGCCTGATGACCGAGCTCAAGCTCGATCAGCAGACGATCATTACCGCGCTGCTCCACGATACCGTCGAGGACACGCTTGCCACCGTCGACGAGATCGAGAAGCTGTTCGGGGCCGACGTCGCGCGACTGGTCGACGGCGTCACCAAGCTCTCGAAGATCGAGGTGATGACCGAGAACGAGCGCGCGGCGGAGAACCTGCGCAAGTTCCTGCTGGCGATGAGCGAGGACTTGCGCGTGCTGCTCGTCAAGCTCGCCGACCGCCTGCACAACATGCGCACGCTGCACTTCATCTCGAAGCCCGAGAAGCGCCAGCGTATCGCGCGCGAAACCATGGATATCTACGCCCCGCTGGCCGAGCGGGTGGGCATGTACGAATACATGCGCGAGATGCAGTTGCTCGCCTTCGAACAGCTCGAGCCCGAGGGCTATGCCACGATAACCGGGCGCCTCGCGCAGATCCGCAGCCAGGAAGGCGGGCAGGTCGACGCGATCGCGCTCGCCATCAAGCAGGCGCTGGCCGAGGCGGGGGTGAGCGTCGAGGTCACGGGGCGCGAGAAGCACCCCTATTCGATCTGGCGCAAGATGAACGAGCGCCACGTCTCTTTCGAGCAGATCACCGACATCATGGCGTTCCGGGTGCTTACCGATAATGCCGACGACTGCTATCGCGCGCTCGGCGTGCTGCACCGCCACTGGCAGATGATCCCCGGGCGCTTCAAGGACTACCTCTCGACGCCCAAGTCGAACGGCTACCAGTCGCTCCACACCGCGCTCATCTACGAGAATTCGATGCGCATGGAAGTGCAGATCCGCACCAGGGAGATGCACCGGCTCAACGAGTTCGGCCTCGCCGCGCACTGGGCCTACAAGCAGGGTGGCTCGCGGCCCGACGGGCAGGTCGGCTGGCTGCGCGACCTGATCGAGATCGTCGACACCACGCACGACGCCGAGGAACTGCTCGAGAACACCAAGCTCGCGATCTATCAGGACCGCATTTTCGCCTTCACGCCCAAGGGTGCGCTGCACCAGTTGCCGAAGGGTTCGACCGCGGTCGACTTCGCCTATGCGGTGCACACCGATCTCGGACACACCGCGGTGGGCGCCAAGATCAACGGGCGCCACGTGCCGCTGCGCACCCGGCTCAACAACGGCGACGTGATCGAGGTGATCAAGAGCGAGGGTGCCGAACCCCAGCTCTCCTGGCTCGGTTTCGTGATCACCGGCAAGGCCCGCGCCGCGATCCGCCGTGCGGTGCGCGCCAAGGAGCGCGCCGAGGTCGCCGAGATCGGCTCCAAGCTGTTCGACGAGATCGCCAGCCGGCTGCCCCAGCGCATCGGCAAGAAGGCCGTTTCCGCAGCGACCGAACGACTGGGCATGCGCGACGAGGAAGACTTCATGTTCGCGATCGGCGCCGCGCAGCTCAGCGACCGCGAAGTGATGGAAGCGCTGGTTCCCGGCAGCACCGCGATGATGCCCGAGGACCCGGACTGGACGCGCACTGAGAAGGCGATCTCGATCAAGGGGCTGACGCCGGGCATGGGCTTCGAACTGGCCAAGTGCTGCCACCCGGTTCCGGGTGATCGCATCGTCGGTCTGCGTCGTCCCGATCACAAGGTCGAGGTTCACACCATCGATTGCCTGACGCTCGCAAACGGTGTCGATGCCGACTGGCTCGACCTGTCCTGGGGGTCGCGCACCACCGGCGCGACCGGACGGCTGCGTCTCGTGCTCTACAACCGTCCGGGCACGTTGGCCGAAGTGACGCAGGTCTTCGCCAGCGCCCATGCCAACGTGGCCTCGCTCAACATGGTCCAGCGCGACGATCCCTTCGGCACCTACGAAGTGGAACTCGAAGTGGCCGACCTCGCTCACCTCACCCGCATCATCGCCGCCTTGCGGGCCAGTGCGGCGATCACCGACGCCGAGCGTATCTGA
- a CDS encoding DUF1905 domain-containing protein: MTERLTHSARLWRWTGGANGGNWFFVSITGESAETLSATAAMRRLEGLSRGFGSLKVRVRIGETRFATSVFPSKAEGGWLLPVKASVRKAQGLAEGDEVHLEISF; the protein is encoded by the coding sequence GTGACCGAGAGGCTGACGCATTCAGCCCGCTTGTGGCGCTGGACCGGCGGTGCCAATGGCGGAAACTGGTTCTTCGTCTCCATCACCGGTGAGAGTGCCGAGACGCTGAGTGCAACGGCTGCGATGCGAAGGCTGGAAGGCCTCTCGCGCGGCTTCGGATCGCTGAAAGTGCGTGTGCGCATCGGCGAAACCCGCTTTGCCACCTCGGTCTTTCCCAGCAAGGCAGAGGGCGGCTGGCTGCTCCCGGTCAAGGCCTCGGTACGCAAGGCGCAAGGGCTCGCCGAGGGTGACGAAGTCCACCTTGAAATCAGCTTCTAG
- a CDS encoding peptidylprolyl isomerase, whose amino-acid sequence MRIFSKGLLPALLAGPLLPLGLHAQEAAVTPNGVVAAAPASDWKPIDPADLMVMDLAPDAAGKARRVVIQLIPAPFSQGWTENMRKLVAARWYDGIAVVRVQDNYVVQWGDPNSEDEAPDTNGDTARAKPLPGRLEVLAPGDYTAAASALPEDVNGANADAYAARTGFVAGWPIAGDEKASWPIHCYGTVGVGRSMSPDTGTGAELYAVIGQAPRQLDRNIAVVGRVIAGMEHLSSLPRGPGIMGFYTSEADRTPILSVQLGNEVANLPGFEYLATDSASFARYRASRANRKDGFYDVPAGGVDICNVPVPIRQASS is encoded by the coding sequence ATGCGCATTTTCTCGAAGGGCTTGCTGCCCGCCCTGCTCGCCGGCCCGCTGCTTCCGCTCGGCCTCCATGCACAAGAAGCCGCGGTCACGCCCAATGGCGTCGTCGCGGCGGCACCGGCTTCCGACTGGAAACCGATTGATCCGGCTGACCTGATGGTCATGGATCTTGCCCCCGATGCAGCCGGGAAGGCGCGCCGAGTGGTGATCCAGCTTATCCCTGCGCCCTTCTCGCAAGGCTGGACCGAAAACATGCGCAAGCTGGTTGCCGCGCGCTGGTACGACGGCATCGCGGTGGTGCGCGTCCAGGACAACTACGTCGTGCAGTGGGGCGATCCCAATTCCGAAGACGAGGCGCCCGATACCAACGGCGACACGGCCCGCGCCAAGCCCTTGCCCGGTCGCCTGGAAGTCCTTGCGCCCGGTGACTATACCGCCGCCGCCAGCGCGCTGCCCGAAGACGTCAATGGCGCCAATGCCGATGCCTATGCCGCACGTACCGGCTTCGTCGCAGGCTGGCCGATCGCCGGAGACGAAAAGGCCTCCTGGCCCATTCACTGCTATGGCACTGTCGGTGTCGGGCGCAGCATGTCGCCGGACACGGGAACCGGCGCGGAACTCTATGCCGTGATCGGTCAGGCCCCGCGCCAGCTCGACCGTAACATCGCGGTCGTGGGCAGGGTGATCGCAGGCATGGAGCACCTCTCCTCGCTGCCGCGCGGCCCCGGCATCATGGGCTTCTACACCAGCGAGGCGGATCGCACGCCGATCCTCTCGGTGCAGCTGGGCAACGAAGTCGCCAACCTTCCCGGTTTCGAATACCTCGCAACAGACAGTGCGAGTTTCGCGCGCTACCGGGCCTCGCGGGCCAACCGCAAGGACGGCTTCTACGACGTCCCCGCGGGCGGCGTCGACATCTGCAACGTGCCCGTACCGATCCGCCAGGCATCCTCATAG
- a CDS encoding tyrosine-type recombinase/integrase: MARKTNILTAAKVKSLSEPGLHPDGERLYLEVGKTGTKRWTYIFSFEGRRRQKGLGPYPEVSLQEARAKRHEAYTMVRRGVNPIVAKPTVAAQNQPNTFGTVALDYIANQEAGWKNPKHRQQWRNTLRTYAKAIWDTPVDKIEVSAVQNILKPIWHTKPETAKRVRGRIERVLGAATVLGLRTGHNPATWRGNLEHVLGKQRKGPKRHQPAMSYATLPKFLADLQCRAGAAARALELLIHTATRTSEVLNATWSEFDIEGRVWTIPAERMKAGKEHRIPLTPQVIDLLESLHSHATYLFPGQSNEKPFSDMAMLMLLRRMEISDVTVHGFRSSFRDWCGECTEVPREIAEMALAHEVGNEVERAYRRGDALEKRRKLMELWSDYLISQNSTAD; this comes from the coding sequence GTGGCTCGCAAAACAAATATCCTCACGGCCGCGAAAGTGAAGAGCCTGTCGGAGCCTGGACTTCATCCCGATGGCGAACGCCTTTACCTTGAGGTCGGCAAGACCGGCACCAAGCGGTGGACTTACATCTTCAGCTTTGAGGGTCGGCGCCGACAGAAGGGTCTTGGGCCGTATCCCGAAGTCAGTCTCCAAGAAGCTCGAGCCAAGCGCCACGAGGCTTACACGATGGTCAGGCGTGGTGTGAATCCGATTGTGGCCAAGCCAACCGTTGCAGCGCAGAACCAACCAAACACGTTCGGAACTGTCGCACTCGACTACATCGCCAATCAAGAAGCTGGGTGGAAAAACCCCAAGCACCGGCAGCAGTGGCGCAACACCTTGCGCACCTACGCGAAGGCAATCTGGGACACACCCGTTGATAAAATCGAGGTCAGCGCCGTGCAGAATATCCTTAAGCCCATCTGGCACACGAAGCCTGAGACCGCGAAGCGTGTGCGTGGACGGATCGAACGGGTTCTCGGTGCCGCCACCGTCCTTGGTCTGCGAACGGGACATAACCCCGCGACCTGGCGAGGAAACCTTGAACACGTGCTTGGCAAGCAGCGGAAGGGGCCAAAGCGCCACCAGCCGGCGATGTCATATGCCACGTTGCCAAAGTTCCTGGCTGACTTGCAGTGCCGGGCAGGCGCTGCCGCAAGAGCATTGGAACTGCTGATCCACACCGCCACGCGGACGTCGGAGGTACTCAACGCTACGTGGAGTGAGTTCGACATCGAGGGGCGAGTGTGGACTATCCCAGCCGAACGCATGAAGGCGGGCAAGGAACATCGTATTCCCCTGACCCCGCAGGTAATCGATCTGCTCGAATCCCTCCACAGCCATGCGACATATCTGTTCCCCGGCCAATCGAACGAGAAGCCGTTCTCAGATATGGCTATGCTGATGCTGCTACGCCGCATGGAAATCTCGGACGTGACCGTGCACGGCTTTCGCTCGTCGTTTCGTGATTGGTGCGGTGAATGCACTGAAGTCCCCCGCGAGATCGCAGAGATGGCGCTGGCACATGAAGTCGGCAACGAAGTCGAGCGCGCCTACCGCCGGGGCGACGCACTCGAAAAGCGGCGTAAGCTGATGGAGCTGTGGTCGGACTACCTGATCAGCCAGAACTCGACGGCAGACTGA